The genomic interval CGGATCATTTCGCCGCGCAAGGCGCGCCGCTGTGGGGCGTCGAGGCCGGCCAGGGGCTCGTCCAGGAGCAGCAGTTGGGGACGCCGGATCAGCGCCCGGCCCAGGGCGACGCGCTGGCGTTCACCGCCCGAGAGATGTTCCGGCCAGCGTCCCAACAAGCCGGAAAGTCCCAGGAGGTTCACGATTTCGGCCAGGCGGGCGGCGATTTGCGGGGGGGGCGTTTTTCGCAGGACGAGTCCGAGGGTCAGGTTTTCGCGGACGGTCAAATGGGGAAACAGGGCGCCGTTTTGAAAAACCAAGGCCACGGGGCGCCGCTCCGGGGGGAGGCCATGCCAGGTCTGGCCGTCGGCGAGGATGTCCCCGGCATCGGGCTGTTCCAAGCCGGCGATGAGACGGAGGAGGGTGGTTTTGCCACAACCCGACGGGCCGGCGAGGACCATGGTCGTGCCCGCGGGAATGACCAGCGAGAAATTGTCCACGGCCGGCCGGGCGGTGCCGGGGAAATGGCGGGTCAAGCCCTGCAGTTCAAGGCGCATAGAGCGGCGGGGTGATGGCCAATAAAAAACCCGTCAGGCCATCCTGACGGGTTTTGATGAATGGGTTGGGCATTAGTTGCCGCTGAGGATTTGCTGGCGGCGCTGATGATATTCAGCGGGCGTGATTTTGTCGGCTTTATAAAGCTCCAACAATTCAGCCAGGCGCTGCTCCTTGCTCCGGGCGGAGCTGGTGGCGGCGGGGGCGGCGGGGGCTTTGGCCGTGGTTTTTTTCGCCTCGGCGGCTTTGGCGGCAGCCTTGGCCTGGGCCTCGGCTTCCTTGCGGGCCTGCAACTGCAGCTCGGCTTTGCGTTTTTCCTCGGCGCGGAGGCGGGCCTGTTCACGCGCGCGGGCCTCCTCCTGGGCCTTCATTTCGGCGCGGAGGCGGGCCTGTTGTTCGCGGCGAATGCGGGCTTCGGCCTCTTCGCGGGCCTTGGCCTCGGCGCGAAGGCGGGCCTGCTCTTTGGCCTGGGCTTCTTCACGGGCTTTTTGGGCCTTTTTGGCCTCCACCTCCTGTTGCGCCTTCAGGCGGGCGGCCTCTTTTTCCGCCGCGGAAGGTTCGACTTTGACGGGCTTGCTTTCCACCACGGGCGGCTTGGTGGCTTTGGCGGCTTCTTCGCGCGCTTTTTTCTCGGCGGCGGCGCGGGCGGCAGCTTCCTCACGAGCTTTTTTCTCGGCGGCCGCGCGGGCAGCGGCTTCTTCCTTGGCACGTTTTTCCGCCTCCAACTTGGCCTTGCGCTCGGCTTCAGCCTTGGCTTTACGCTCCGCTTCGGCGCGGGCGGCGGCCTCCTGTTCGGCCTTCTTTTGCGCGGCGGCGCGGGCGGCGGCTTCTTCCCTGGCGCGTTTTTCGGCTTCGGCCTTGGCCTTGGCGGCGGCTTTCTGCTGCTCGGCGGCGCGGCGTTTTTCCTCCGCCAGGCGTTTGGAATCATCGGCCGTGCGTTTGGGGGCGGCGGGAGCAGGTTTGACCGCGGGTTTGGCGGCGGGCGCCGGGGCGGCCGGTTTGGCGGCGGGCGGCGGCGGCGGGGGCGCGGCGGTGTCGGTGGTGCGCATGCGTTGCAAGATTTGGAGCTTGGCTTCGGCCTCCTGACGGGCGGCCTGCTCGGCGCGGGCGCGGGCGGCGGCGGCGCCGATTTCGGCGGCACGGCGTGCGGCATCGCGGTTGCGGAGGAGCTCGGCGTTGGCCTCCTCAGGGGTCATGATATTGGCTTTAGGTTTGGTGGTTTTGGCGGCAGTAGTCCGGGTGGTGGCGGTTTTGGAGGTGGTTGTTTTGGCAGGGGCGGCCTTGGCGGTCGAAGGTTGCGTCTTGGGTTTGGTTGCCGCGGCCTGTTGGGCGGTCTTCTTCCGCATCTCCGCCTCCTGTTTGCGGCGGGCGGCCTCTTCTTTCTTGCGCTGTTCTTCGCGCAACTTGGCGGCTTTGGCCTGTTCGGCGGCTTTGCGCTCGGCCTCGGCCTTGGCCAGGCGTTCGGCTTCGGCTTTGGCGCGGGCCTGTTTTTCGGCCTCGGCTTTGGCCTTGGCTTCCATTTCCCGCTTGGCCTTGGCTTCGGCGGCGGCGCGGGCTTTTTCGGCCTCCTGGGCTTTGCGGGCTGCTTCGGCCTGCGCCTTGGCCTGTAATTCGGCCTCACGTTTAATCTCGGCCTGGGCCTTTTTGGAGGCCTCAGCCTGGGCTTTGGCTCCCAGCTCGGCCTTGCGTTTGGCTTCGGCTTGCGCTCTGGCCTCAGCCTTGGCGCGTTCCTCGGCGGCCTTTTTGGCTTTGGCTTCCGCCTCCTTTTGGGCTTTCAACTGTTCAGCCGCGGCGCGCTTGGCCGCCTCCTGAGCTTTTTTCTCGGCGTCGGCCCTGGCTTTGGCCTCGGCGGCAGCCTTGGCCTTGGCGGCTTTTTCCGCGCTGCTGTCCGCCGCTACAGCGAGGGTACAAAAGCCAGCCACCAGCGTCACCGTGAGGATTTGGGTTAGTTTCATAGCTGTATTATTGGGCTTTTTTTACACTCAAAATGCAATACAAATCAAGGCTTTACGAAAAACGAGCTGACCGGCAACTGTTGCCAATGTTTGGGCCACGGATGGCATAATAACATGCGCCAAAGAATGCCCCGCAATTCTTTTCGGGTTACTTTAAGGCGCAAATCGGGGTTGAGTATAGCATTTTCCTGCAGTTTAGCCAGTGTTTTTATGCCCAATAAAATGGGGAGGGCACAGGCCAGGCGTACACGGTGCCAGGCCGTGGGGAGGGCCAGGGTGTAGCGCCAGCCGTCATCCAGCCAGTGGCGCGCGTGGGCGAGCCAGCGTTCATAGACGGGCCGCAAACGCGCTTCGTTGCGCGGGTCCAGCAGGTCGCCTGGCAACAGGCCGGCCTCGCGCAATTCGTCGGCGGGCAGGTAGCAACGTCCCTGGCGCAAGTCGCGGGGCAGGTCGCGGAGGATGTTGACCAGTTGCAGCCCCTGGCCGAAGTTCACGCCCAGGGCCACGTGCTGAGCGATGTCGAGGGAGGGGACGGGGCGCAAATGCGCCCGGCAGAGGCGGGTCCAAAAATCCCCGACGCAGCCGGCCACGCGGAAGGTGTAATCCACCAGCTCGGCGCGGTGGCGCAGGGCCTGGAGCTGGTGGGGGTGGGATGGGCTGCCGAAACGTTGCAGGTCCAGGACTTGACCGCTGGTGATGGTGTCGAGGACCCGGCGGATGAGGGCCTGGTCGTCGGGGTGGGTCTGGGCGAGAAGGGCCAACAAGGATTCGGCGTTTTCCAGCAAGGCCCGCTCGGCAGCATCGGATTGCCGTCCCGCCAGCTCGCCCCAATGCAGGGGGGCTGAGGTCTCGCCCAAGATTCGCGCCCGCAACTGTGCGAGCGCCGCGAGGCGGCGTTCGACGGGCACCAGCTCCGTATCGGCCACGGTGTCGGTGGTGCGAGCGAGGAGATAAGCCAGGGAGAGCTGGGGCCGCACTGCGGCAGGCAACCAGCGCAGGGAAAGATAAAAGGAGCGCGAGGTCTGCTTGAGCAGGGGCCAGGGGATGGAGCCGCGGGCATCCATAGTCACACCACCGCCCCGAGTTTCAGGAGGCGGAAAGGGTGCGCTTCCAGCGCGCGAGTTGTTTTTGCACTTCGCGGCGGCCAGGGGCGCCGGCGAGGTTGCGGCGCTCCATGGCCTGGCGCAGATTGAACACGCGGGGGGTGTCGGCGCCGAAGCGGCGGTCCACCCGTTGAAACTCCTCGTGCGTCCATTGGTCGAGCGGCTTGCCCATTTTTTCGGCCAGGGCCACCACGCTGCCGACCAGGTGATGGGCCTCGCGGAAAGGGACGCCGCGCTGGACGAGATAATCGGCCAGATCGGTGGCCAGAAGCTGCGGGTCGGCGGCGGCGCCGGCGCAGCGTTCGCGGCAGACGGTCACCTGCCCCAGCATGTCGGCCATGATGTTGACGGTGCGGAGGACGGTGTCGGCGGTGTCAAAGAGCCGCTCCTTGTCCTCCTGCAGATCGCGGTTGTAGGTCATGGGGAGGCCTTTGAGGAGGGCGAGGAGGGCCACGAGATTGCCCATCACGCGCCCGGCCTTGCCGCGGGCCAGTTCGGCCACGTCCGGATTTTTCTTTTGGGGCATGAGGGAGGAGCCGGTGGTGTAGGCGTCGCCGATTTGAATGAAGTTGAACTCGGCGCCGCTCCACAAGACGAGGTCTTCGGCCAGGCGCGAGAGGTGGACGGCGAGGAGGGCGGCGGCGGCGTTGTACTCGACGACGAAATCCCGATCACTGACGGCGTCCATGGAGTTTTGGGAGAGGCGCGGGCGGCCGCGGGCATCCACAAAGCCCAGCTCGCGGGCCACGGCTTCGCGGTCCAGGGGCAGGGTGGAGCCGGCGAGGGCGCCGCTGCCCAGGGGGCAGACGTTGGCGCGAAGGCGGCAATCGGCCAGGCGGCCGCGGTCGCGTTCGAGCATTTCGACGTAGGCGAGGAGATGATGCGCGAGGAAGACGGGCTGGGCGCGCTGCAGGTGGGTGTAACCGGGGATGACGACGTCCGCGTGGGCGGCGCCGAGGTCCACCAAGGCGCGCTGGAGGCGGCGGAGGGCGGCATCCAGTTCCTGGAGGTGATCGCGGAGCCAGAGGCGCATGTCGAGGGCGACCTGGTCATTGCGGGAGCGGGCGGTATGCAGTTTGGCGCCGGCAGGGGTGCGGGTGGTGAGCGCCGCCTCGATGTTCATGTGGACGTCCTCCAGCTCGGGACGCCATTGGAATTTGCCCTGCTCGATTTCCCGTTCGATGTCCGCCAGGCCGCGCTCGATTTCGCGGAGCTCCTGGCGGCTCAACAGTCCGACTCGATGCAACATGCGGGCGTGGGCCCGGCTGCCGGCGATGTCCTGCCGCCACAAGCGCCAGTCGAAGCTGATGGACTCGGTAAATTGGGCCACCGCGGCGGCCGGGCCGCTGGCGAAGCGGCCGCTGCGGGAGACCGGCGCGGTTTTGGTCGAAGATGATCCCTTGCGTTGCATGTGCCGGGCAAGTGTGCCGGGTTTGGCGGGCAAAGTCACGCCGGATTTGGGGGGCGCGGGGGGACAGGGCGGGGAGGAGGGAGTGCGGGTGAGGGGGAGGAGCCACGAGGGCAGAAAAGGAAAAACAGTTGCCAAATCGGTTTGACTTGGCCTGCGGCTGCTCCAATAATCTCCGGCGAAAGCAAGTTATGCCCAAACTAGTCGTGCTCAGCGAGGGGTTCACGGGTCGCACGTATGAGCTCAAGACGGAGCGCACCACCGTGGGACGTCTGGACGACAACACGTTTTGTGTGCCGGAGCCGTCGGTGTCCAGTCATCACTGTGAGATATTGCTGCAGGGGAGCGAGGTTTTGGTGCGGGATTTGAACTCGACGAACGGGACGTTTATCGGGGGGCAGCAGATTACGGAGGCGGTGCTGAAACCGGGGCAGATATTGCGGCTGGGCAACCTGCAGATGCGGCTGGAGGGGGATCAGCCGCCGCCGGCCAAAAAGGCGATGGATCAGACGGTGATCCTTCCCCAGGGGGTCAAGTTGAATGAACTGGAGACGGCCGGACCCAAGCCCTCGAACTTTGCGGACGACACGCAGTTTGGGAAAAAGAGGAATCGGGCCAACCTGATATTCATCGTGGTGGGGATCGTGCTGGGGCTGTTGGTGGCGGCGTTGCTGGTGTATGTGTTTATGAAGGCGGGCACGCTGACCTCGCCCAATCCCTGATTTTCAGCGGGCGCCGCAGTTTTTTCAACGGCCGCCGGAGGAGCGCATGAGGAGGTAGGTCATGCCCACGAGCACGCCCAAAAAAAGCAACACGGCCAGAATGGTGGCCACCCGCTTCAACCAGCGGGCCTGTTCCATGGCGGCCTCGGTGCGATGACGCTCGGCCTGGGCGAAGCGGTCAAACTCCCGTTCCAAATCCACGGTTTGGGGCGGTTCGGGGCGCAAGGAGAGCACGGTCCACGGCCCGCCCTGGTCGGCAAATTCCTTGGGGAAGCGCTCCAAGTTTTCGGCGGTGGGGGTGTGGAAGCCGTACCCATGCCAGAAGGGGGAGGCGAGCTGGGTCCACAAGCAGGTCAAAGCATGATTGTGGGCGAGGACTTCAATGCGCTCCCAGAATCGCTGCCGGAGGGTATCGGCCAGATCCCACTGGCGGAAGACCTCGCTGTGGAGATGGCCCTGGTGCTGGGCGATGCGCAAGCCGATGGCGCCCCAGAGGGTGCCCTCCCCATCCACCGCCACCTGGAATTCGGTGAAACGTTTTTCGAGGGTCTCCCAAGGAAGCTGCTCCTGCTTCCACAACTCGATGAGCTGGGGCAAGTCATCCACAGTGGCCCGGCGGACGTTGAGATGAGCTGCGTCCATAGCCCCATCCTAGGGCATGGGAGAGGAAATGTCACGCCCAGCTTTCAGGGGGCGGAGGCAGGATTGAGGCCGAGCAAATGCTGATCAAACCAATCGGCGAGCAGTCTGACATCCTGGAACATTTCCACCCAGCCGTGGCCGCGTCCCGGTTTGACGATGAGCCGGGCTTGGGCGCCGGCGGCGCGGGCCTTGGCGACGAAGGACTCGGCCTGCTGGATGGGGACCAATTTATCGGCGTCGCCATGGACAATCAGCGTCGGGGGGAGGTTGGAAGTGATGAAGTAGATGGGGGAGATTTCGCGGCCGTAGGAGAGGCGCTCCTGGGGTTGATCGGCCCGGGGACCGAAAGCGGCTTTGAAATCGCGCAGCAAGCCGATGCCCACCGCCAATTCGCCGGTTTTGCCATAATTCAGGAAATCGGTGGGAGGGAAAAAGCAGGCCACGGCCTGGACGGCGCTGCTGGCGCGGTCCACCGGGTCCTGGGCGTCGGGGCGGCCGGGCCCGCCCTGGGCGCCGAGCATCAAGGAGAGGTGGCCGCCGGCACTGGCGCCGCAAACGCCGAGTTTATTGGGGTTAATGCCCCACTGTTTGGCGTTGTACCGCACGAAGCGCGCGGCCCGGTGGACGTCTTCAATGATTTCCGGGATGGTGTATTTGGGCTGTGAACCATGGACCACGGCGAAGACGGTGTAACCCCGCTCCAGGAAAGGCCGGTAATGGGAGGGGTTGATGCCCGACTTGGAGGAGAAGAAACCGCCGCTGACGATGAACAAGATGCCGCAGCCATTGGTGCGGGCGGGTTCAAAAACATCCAGGGTGAGGGAAACTCCGTGTTTGCGTCCGTAGATGACATCCTCGGTGCGGCGGAAATCGGGCGTTTCCTGGGCGTGGGAAAGGCCCCCCGCCAAGGTGAGCCATGCGCCAGGCAGCGCGAGCAACAACAAGCCCAAGAATTGACGCCGGCGAGTCAGGCGGCCCATTGTCTTGCGGTTGGGAAAAGTCATGGCGGGAGGATGCCCAAACCCGTTTATGCTGGCAAATCTTGTTTATCCAGCCTGCTTAGGCCGGACAGGCACTTTTCGGATGCGTCCGGTATTGGCGGTGGGCATGGGCTGGGGCGATGATTCGCCTGGGCGGAAGCCCGGCCCGGGGCGGAAAAACCGGGGGGCGCCTTGTAACTTTTAGGTGGCTGTTCTCGTCTAAAACGGTGGTTGGAATTGACGTTGAGCCGGATGGCGCACTTATCATGCCGATTATGAATGACACAACTACCGCCGGCACAGGCGGCAACCGCCGTTTGAAGCTGGGCCTTGGGGTGGGGCTGGCCCTGG from Verrucomicrobiia bacterium carries:
- the argH gene encoding argininosuccinate lyase — translated: MQRKGSSSTKTAPVSRSGRFASGPAAAVAQFTESISFDWRLWRQDIAGSRAHARMLHRVGLLSRQELREIERGLADIEREIEQGKFQWRPELEDVHMNIEAALTTRTPAGAKLHTARSRNDQVALDMRLWLRDHLQELDAALRRLQRALVDLGAAHADVVIPGYTHLQRAQPVFLAHHLLAYVEMLERDRGRLADCRLRANVCPLGSGALAGSTLPLDREAVARELGFVDARGRPRLSQNSMDAVSDRDFVVEYNAAAALLAVHLSRLAEDLVLWSGAEFNFIQIGDAYTTGSSLMPQKKNPDVAELARGKAGRVMGNLVALLALLKGLPMTYNRDLQEDKERLFDTADTVLRTVNIMADMLGQVTVCRERCAGAAADPQLLATDLADYLVQRGVPFREAHHLVGSVVALAEKMGKPLDQWTHEEFQRVDRRFGADTPRVFNLRQAMERRNLAGAPGRREVQKQLARWKRTLSAS
- a CDS encoding squalene/phytoene synthase family protein, with translation MDARGSIPWPLLKQTSRSFYLSLRWLPAAVRPQLSLAYLLARTTDTVADTELVPVERRLAALAQLRARILGETSAPLHWGELAGRQSDAAERALLENAESLLALLAQTHPDDQALIRRVLDTITSGQVLDLQRFGSPSHPHQLQALRHRAELVDYTFRVAGCVGDFWTRLCRAHLRPVPSLDIAQHVALGVNFGQGLQLVNILRDLPRDLRQGRCYLPADELREAGLLPGDLLDPRNEARLRPVYERWLAHARHWLDDGWRYTLALPTAWHRVRLACALPILLGIKTLAKLQENAILNPDLRLKVTRKELRGILWRMLLCHPWPKHWQQLPVSSFFVKP
- a CDS encoding alpha/beta hydrolase, whose protein sequence is MTFPNRKTMGRLTRRRQFLGLLLLALPGAWLTLAGGLSHAQETPDFRRTEDVIYGRKHGVSLTLDVFEPARTNGCGILFIVSGGFFSSKSGINPSHYRPFLERGYTVFAVVHGSQPKYTIPEIIEDVHRAARFVRYNAKQWGINPNKLGVCGASAGGHLSLMLGAQGGPGRPDAQDPVDRASSAVQAVACFFPPTDFLNYGKTGELAVGIGLLRDFKAAFGPRADQPQERLSYGREISPIYFITSNLPPTLIVHGDADKLVPIQQAESFVAKARAAGAQARLIVKPGRGHGWVEMFQDVRLLADWFDQHLLGLNPASAP
- a CDS encoding ABC transporter ATP-binding protein → MRLELQGLTRHFPGTARPAVDNFSLVIPAGTTMVLAGPSGCGKTTLLRLIAGLEQPDAGDILADGQTWHGLPPERRPVALVFQNGALFPHLTVRENLTLGLVLRKTPPPQIAARLAEIVNLLGLSGLLGRWPEHLSGGERQRVALGRALIRRPQLLLLDEPLAGLDAPQRRALRGEMIRLCRPWVPTLLWVTHDQEEALEMADWLGIMHAGRLLQCGPPAEVCLRPANPFVAQFLAPVLTPRSWPWQAGAAPAQDTAPKEPRPSATA
- a CDS encoding FHA domain-containing protein; its protein translation is MPKLVVLSEGFTGRTYELKTERTTVGRLDDNTFCVPEPSVSSHHCEILLQGSEVLVRDLNSTNGTFIGGQQITEAVLKPGQILRLGNLQMRLEGDQPPPAKKAMDQTVILPQGVKLNELETAGPKPSNFADDTQFGKKRNRANLIFIVVGIVLGLLVAALLVYVFMKAGTLTSPNP